The sequence below is a genomic window from Glycine max cultivar Williams 82 chromosome 20, Glycine_max_v4.0, whole genome shotgun sequence.
AATTgttgtcatttattttttaacaagtctatactattttttaattacgaatatttttcagaagaaaaaatcttattcaactaaaataaaattattatgaaaaataaaatttattgaaaataaaactttatatctaaaatttggaattgaaatcattttataagttagaataattttatattatttaagttaCATGCTTGATAATATATGTGTATTGTGTATaactttaaataactaaaataaaaatgagataaaagaaaaaaattacttacgGTCTTAAGATATAgttttattaaagaaattttttttgacaaagattttttaatgattaattttaaaaagaataacctattaaaaaattagagtcgttcaattttatattttatatatcttaTTCTTCTCAACGTTCATAGACTCCAACACTTCAACAAGACGTTAAAGTTCCTTCCACCTTTTCAACATCATTTTATTCAATCATTCATAGCTTTACTTCCTTCATATAACGGTTCCTAATAGCGACAAACATGTTCGGAATTAAAGATGGAGTGTTGCTCAAACGGAGGGCTGATTTCAGAAACACTGACGAAATTTCTAACATGGTAAATTGAAGATAAGTTGTTACTCAAcactgttttaaaaaaattatcaatcagttttttctttgaaatactagtaatttttcaattatatcTTCCATGTTTTACTGTTATATCTAACTTCATATAAGAATAATGTGTTAATAAAACAGTTTACTTAAATATagttatatcttttaaaaaactattgatatttagtaattttttaaatatctatacaaaaaataaacgaatgatattttttttaaaaaaataagtattgttttaaataatgaaagaaaataaacgagaaagagtattattttttcattcagtCGATACaattaaattgaagaaaaaaattcccagcatatttacatatatatatatatatatatatatatatatatatatatatatatatatatatatatatatatatatattcactattttagaaattaaaaagtttgtttttggtttttatttataatatataatttttaagaattaattactTCCTTCTTGTCTATATTTTTTGTAACCAAGAAAGAGACAACTAACGATAAATGAAATGTTAAGTAactgctttaaaaaaaataaaaatgttaagtaACGATAAAGGGATAAAAAAGAtgctaaaaaaatacaaataagtttgaaataaacaaaaatattaaatatatttattaacctATGTGTTCAATCTAACCTTAAACGATATACTCCCACATAATGTTTCATGagagtaggaaaaaaaaaaaatctagccagCAAAGATTTATTTGCCCACTAATTGTTTTGTGGGGGCCGGGTATGAATATATTGTTTGAAGAAAAATGATGGAGAAgtttgaacaacaacaaaaacaattgAGTTTGACCTATCTGATGTTATTTCTTCTCCAATCTCGATTAGGAGCAAGCCAAAATGGAGGAAGACATGCCAAAGATCTTATGGGGAGTATACGGTGAAGGCGTTTCGTTTTGTTGTTGAGAGCATGGTAAAtaaacacaaattattattattatgtcacAGCTAGAAAACATagttttaacatcaattttttttaataaaagcgCAATGATATATTCGTAAATAATATGAGCTTGTTAACcatcgatgttaacattcacATTTTTCAATCGATGTTGTtgggtttttttataaaagaaaaatttctgGTGTCTAAATCCTTTTTGTCTAACTCACTCATATCGTTCTTGCATTCTCTCGCTTTCACTTTCCTCCTTGTGACACTGCAACTCTTATTCTTCCTCTGTGACTCTCATTCTCGCTTTCTCAGTGTCACTCAACTCCTTGCAGTGTTGCGTGCCCACCGTGCCACCATTGCGTTGCTCATTGCGTCATTGGGTGTCTATCGCGTTACGCAATTGCTTGCTCTTGCATCCCTTACTCCCTTCCTCTTTCTCTTGTTGGTTGGTaggttctttttttctctcacaatttctctctttttctctcattgcGTTTTGAACATATTTATAcctctaaaaaattatttactttgagTTTACTTGAATTTTGGTTGAGCTTGGTGGTGAGCACTATGTGTTTGTCAATATAcgtgaaagagaaagagagaaacatTTTGGTTGATTTTGGTTCTGATATTGTATGTATGGATAATATTGTCATTGGCACTGACCCTTTTTATATCCCGTTACAACACTTTGTGACATGGAACTTGGTGATTGAAATTGTGTTTAAAAGGTTGAATATATTGAATTGGTTCTGATTTTATATGTATGGATTTTTGTTGTGAAAGCTTGGCCATTTGAACAAttgctttttatttgtttttttgtcttgttgtgattgtttattttttatttttctaattcttgTAATCcccttacaaaatatataaaatattttataatttcttgtacAATAGGCCCGACAATtacttgaaataaattattaacaagtcagttgtattttataattagtatttgacatcaatattttaattttacaatacacatgcatgtttctcttaatcAGTGCTTTAAAGGGATTTAACAATAGTCAAGGAAGGAAATCCAAGATTGCGACCAGATGAATTCtagttaaagtaagtcatttaaacattatttaatgccttaaaaatatatttttggttaactttgaatatcggaatatcctattaaatttagtgtaataagcaaaaaggaagcactgagtacAGATATTACATAATACATTGGATGTCAATGATAATCTTAAGAGGTTTCATGGATAATTGGAAAATGGTAATTATTTACTTGTAAACTAactcattttgttataattgttattatttatagttttattatatcatgcaatatttttctaatcaaagaccattggaaccagagagaaCAAAGACAATTCACATTTAGTGGACAAGATtttatctaaaagttaaaaatgaaatactaggtgtttaagtaattttagaatCGTAAAGTTATGTTAATTTAGATTAGGTTACAaatgattttatgtattgacttttattactttaaatatttcttttaattgatagtaattattcaattatttatggACAAAATTTGAACTGCTTGATAAAAACTATTTGAattggttttgtttttcaatttacaGGTTAATTagggataattaaaaaaaatagataggatattaaaaaaattccaaaaaataacatcggttttagaaaatcaatgttggtttataaatattttacattttttgttatttcttattatataatatcattttttgaaaaaccgatgttgtgtagtttaatttaatattagttttaaaaaattgatgttaactttGATATTTTAATGTCGGTAGTTTCAACATTGGTTAATAATCGATATTGAAAGTCTTTAATAACTAATGTTAAAaacctattttctagtagtgtttgttgaaattttatttgttaattgatTACATGCATGTCAATAAGATTCGCTTGAAAAATAATGCTCTTAGGGAAGTTGTACACCATTCAAACACAACAACTCTTTGAGACTATAAGGAGAAAAAGCACCCCAATTGTGTATGAGGAGTTGGATGTGGTGTCAATCAACATCCAACAAAACTGTGGTGAACTTGCACACCATTCGAGTCTAACAATGGTTAAAAGAGACAAAATGGAAGAGATGCAGAAATACCTTTGTGAGAGGAGTTACTACAACAATTAGCCACCATGAAGAAGGAGCAATGATATCCATAAAGGAAAAGATGACGACTATGTTCTCATCTAACCTCGCCGTTCAAGAATCTCAGgtaattaaactatttattaatACTTATTGAATTGTGTATGAAATTCTTGAGTCACAACCATCATCAATGTTGGCACAAACATGAAATTATATGTGATGCCTAACCAAGTTCAGAAACTCTTGAACTGATAAGAAATGCTTTGTGTGAACCTTATTTGtaatttaagtaaatttttttatcattttaaatgaataatatatgCTTTGTTACCCTAACATTGTTCTTTCTAGTGTCACACATGTATGTCTATAGCCTTTGCAAGTCAAATAATCTACTTGATAAGTATGAATTCATTTGTCCACTTTACTTTCAACAAGTTAGTCACAatcaacaaatgataatgaaataCTTTAACAAAAGGTTATCAGTGTTTATATACAGATGTAAGAAGATGTCTTTGAGAAGTACGAAATTTTCTTAACATCTCTTTATCCGTAAAGAATTGTTAAATGAAAATACATAGACAAAAAGGTTGATCCCCAATagacataaaaattattgtgtGTTGAATAACATCAAAGTTATTGGTTTTTGAAGATGAAAcgtctaatgtttttttttgttgtgtgaactaattaatttaattgttgcATGCTGAACTAACATGACATTTCTTAGAAAAAGCAATTTGAAATCGAGTTCTATTACCAAGGATAACAAAAACTCTCTTAATACTCAAAGTTTCATACTTGTTGTAGCAAAAACATATATGCGTAATAGAAAGTTTGAAACTTCTTTATTTAATCCTATTATtctaacataaaaaacaaaatttcaaaagctattcttttttaattataattctaaAATCTCAAGTTGGTTCCCTCGTCTTCATCTTGATCTTTTAAGACATCTTGaatattttactatttactttatttttttttgtatataatgtgattttattgttgtcttctttattattgttgaattttaattattgataggaattcttttgtttggaccgtatgaaataattataaaaaatatcaaattcttTCTATAACCATGATGATTAAAGAAACCTTAAATCGAATAAGGGACTAATGACGGTTATCTTCCACCGTAGTTCTACATGTCAATAATGTTATGTTTTGCATAGTTTGCAAAAATTTTAATAGTATTAATGGCTCTCACTCAATAATCgatgatttttattattgtcacagtatatataaaaagataatcgttttaataaaaaaaatattttttaaaagttaaattaatttgttaatttttgaattatttgataatttttaattagatttttaaactatatattttcaattaagatccttgaatttgtaatttttttattgaggtAAATAATGTGAAAATTTTTAACATCTTTGTTCAAAAGAAATATAAGTTTGACTCCAACAATTGAGATCTCATACAAATATTGTGAAACTATCAAAcagatttaattgaaaaaaaatcaaatatttaataaataattattaagtttatttatttctctatttctttcttatttatctCCAATCATCAAGACAGTCACAAATTCACCATATTTTTGGCATCtatgtctctcattctctcctAAATTGCAAAGAAAAAAGTAGATGTTATTTGGTTTCTTGACAATTTTTTTGGCGTATTTGACTCTTATTAGTTTTCAACAGCAGCATCTTTTGTTAAGTTTATTCCCTCTCTCTCGTCCATCACGTGAGCTACTTTTTGGAGAGAGAAAAGGACACGCAGTTCTAGAGAGTGACCCCATTGCAGAGAAGAAAGAGCCAAATCAAACCAGGTTGCCTCAACCTCAACTCCAAAGCAAAGCAAAGCAAACAAGCACCAccattctcttctctctccctGTGTTTgtccaataaataataatatctttCTCGGTGTAATAGCATCACTGTAAGACAAGGTAAAAGCGGGACCAGAGAGAAAACAGGGGGATTTGTTTCTCTCTGCAGTTGCACTCTTGCAGGCAGGTGCAGCTGTTTCCCGTTCTGCTCCTCTCCCAACCCCTCTGTTTCTTTGGAGTGAGAAAGTTTTATACTTTAGAACCAGCTAGCGAGCAAGTGAGCGAgtgtcatacatatatataaatagcgTGCGAGAAATGCAGCAGCACCTGATGCAGATGCAGCCTATCATGGCAGCCTACTACCCCAACAACGTCACCACTGATCACATTCAACAGGTCCTTTCCTttcccttattttctttcttcttcttcttcttcttcttcatattcacgcttctttctttctttctttctactaCTTTCCTTCGCGTTTGTTCCTATCCCTGCTCAGGGGaccttttgttttatgtttctcTGCCCTGTGCCTGTGGGTCTTACTGTGCCACTTTTAGTAGTACTACTACCACTCCATCATAATACCCTCTTCTCTTTATTCTTTGTCACTTTCTGCTAACTGCCTGCCTGGTGCGGTGTTCGCGCAAATGCTCTCTTTGCTTTTTGGAAATTTCGTGACATCTGTTGTTCTCTTTAGACTTCAGATTATTATTTATCTTCACGTAAATCCCTATCTTTATCCCTTCACAGGCCTCTTCTCAGCATTTATTAAGCTTAACTAGACTCTTTCTTGGGCCCCCTTAAGTTTGTGTTTGGTTTTAATTACTTTTCCCAGAGTAAAAActattcttttaatatttcCACTGTTCTGGTGGCACCCCACTTTAAGACTTGTTGATGTGTTGTTTGCTTTATTCGTTTCATGGATTAAAGTGTTGAGTTTGAAGTCACTAGTTTCTCCGAAGTGTTGTCCTTATATTGGTACAAGCATGTCTCTGGCTTCTCTGTTTTACTTTAACTCCTCCATTGTGTGGGGCATTTTTGAAGGATTTTAAGTTTAATAAATGGTTTGATTAATTCCTGACACCGACAGATAATGACATTTAATTTAAGAAAGAGTTTGACATTAATGTTAGATGAGAGGAAGGAAATTGCATGCCGGAAAATACTAGtaatatttatcatttcagttgCATTGTTGGAACATAAATAATTGACACTAATGAATGGtatacaactattttttttttattcttcttctttttttttgcatacatatatttaaaaaaatacaacctaaaatatttttaactattttcaaCCAACGAAAGATATTTTCTGAAATTTATTAAGATCACCATGCATCATAGTGTTAGTGTAATAGTGTTTAAAGGGAAGACAGTTCAACTAggactttttctttttgttgcttTTCCCACCACATCACATTTACTAGGCAATTTCCCCTGCATCTCTGTCTCTCTTAAACTATTATTTCTCATATAAccgttttctctctctctctctctctctctctttacatGCAGTACCTGGATGAGAACAAGTCCTTGATCCTGAAGATTGTTGAAAGCCAGAATTCTGGCAAGCTGAGCGAGTGTGCAGAGTAAGATTTGGACTAAATTGCAAcatcttttgaaaaatttgtttctcATATCTTAGTTTCTTAACAAACATGCCCCCTTCTGGTGGCTAGTTGGCAGAGTTATTTACAGTTAGATgccagttatatatatatatatatatatatatatatatatatatatatatatatatatatatatatatatatatattccatcTAATGGTGAATGTCTTCGTCAACTAGACATGATGCTACACCATACAATTTTCCTGATCCCACCATCATCATATGCATGCTACACCATACACATTATATGATATAACGTGTGAGAACTTAGAAGAATAATATGGCTGATCTAGTGTTATATAATAACTGTAAAGtataaacttgcaaagttactTGCATCAATCCCTGTAGTGAattctattttagttttctGGCTACCTGTTCCATTTGCAGGCCAATAATGTAGTTCCTCAATGTTAAACTTTTCTTATGTGATAGTTTACACCCAAGTACAGTGTTTGTTATGAACTCAACCAGTCAATCGATAAATCAAAGGTGTTTGAAGCCTTGAATCTAAATATAGTCTGCAATGACTTTCTATCTTTTTGCAGGCTTTTTCTTGGATACGGGGGTACCCCACAGTACTTAAAAAATTTGGATACCAATAGTTTTATACAATTATGAAGGAAAGTTGGAAAACATGATGACTTGATGCAAAAAAGTTGTAATTTTATGTGTATATATTTTACATACCGTTTGATTGAAAGGTCAATCATTCATATAAAGGCTGTAACCCTTTTAGGCAACTGCatcattcatgtttttttgtcaatgCAGTTGGAAGGCAACAGAGGACACTCTTAAtagattaacttttttttagggGGGGTTATGAAAAGTTTCTTCTAGAAATCAAAATTCTCCTTGCTTGCCTTGAGATACAAAACCGAAACAATTATTGGATTTTTCTCTTAACATCAGATTCTCGTTCCTCTCCTGTTCCTTTTACTGTGGTCCTAAAACATCATATTAATCATCCTCTTGCCATTTTTCAGGAACCAATCAAGGCTGCAGAGAAATCTCATGTACCTAGCTGCAATAGCTGATTCTCAACCCCAACCATCTCCAATGCCTGGTCAGGTACATGCCTATTTTCATAGTATTGATCACTATAACTATACAAGTAATCACTTTGAAAGCATTAAATTGAGAACATGTTGGATACATTTTGATCAATGAAATATAGCAATGATACATAACATATGCTTCATTTAACATCATAATCTTTGGGGATACCATTGCAGTATCCTTCTAGTGGACTTATGCAGCAGGGAGCACACTACATGCAGGCTCAGCAGGCTCAGCAGATGTCACAACAACAGCTAATGGCTTCGCGCTCCTCACTCTTGTACTCCCAACAGCCTTTCTCAGTGCTTCAACAGCAGCAAGGCATGCACAGCCAACTTGGCATGAGCTCCAATGGAAGTCAAGGCCTCCACATGTTGCAAACTGAAGCCACTAATGTTGGAGGCAATGCAACCATAGGAACCGGAGGAAGGTTTCCCGACTTTGTACGCATTGCTAGTGGCAAGCAAGATATTGGAAGTTCTGGTGAAGGCCGAGGAGGAAGCTCTAGTGGCCATTCTGGTGATGGTGGTGAAACCCTTAATTACCTGAAAGCTG
It includes:
- the LOC100812917 gene encoding GRF1-interacting factor 1-like; translated protein: MQQHLMQMQPIMAAYYPNNVTTDHIQQYLDENKSLILKIVESQNSGKLSECAENQSRLQRNLMYLAAIADSQPQPSPMPGQYPSSGLMQQGAHYMQAQQAQQMSQQQLMASRSSLLYSQQPFSVLQQQQGMHSQLGMSSNGSQGLHMLQTEATNVGGNATIGTGGRFPDFVRIASGKQDIGSSGEGRGGSSSGHSGDGGETLNYLKAAGDGN
- the LOC100812917 gene encoding GRF1-interacting factor 1-like isoform X1, with translation MLSLLFGNFVTSVVLFRLQIIIYLHYLDENKSLILKIVESQNSGKLSECAENQSRLQRNLMYLAAIADSQPQPSPMPGQYPSSGLMQQGAHYMQAQQAQQMSQQQLMASRSSLLYSQQPFSVLQQQQGMHSQLGMSSNGSQGLHMLQTEATNVGGNATIGTGGRFPDFVRIASGKQDIGSSGEGRGGSSSGHSGDGGETLNYLKAAGDGN